The following proteins come from a genomic window of Nasonia vitripennis strain AsymCx chromosome 4 unlocalized genomic scaffold, Nvit_psr_1.1 chr4_random0004, whole genome shotgun sequence:
- the LOC116417073 gene encoding uncharacterized protein LOC116417073 has product MAGKSYKWANPQTAPRSTSTDWDDIRAKILEYYDLKDKEPNESFYLQLYGGGVWLMNSRDETLQLDMNILSLEEAARLLEVLKATEDRVVGLRGPVSHYSDAGRAGATTSTPRDDDQTYNMNEITKLLRESTMTQVKLSERLVEGMKSLVEENAKMNQNFERFTTKISGDVQQLMRSIDSLKLRGQDGQAVKDWQEKPTLSANNKPSIVSCTRPAEPTKLHPRGRGRGFRPANRNPLTLLAPGPREFGPAEPRCSSTLVADSYEWNEKNEVRREQSPYKDWRVESAERLGIALDDLNIDNSKQRTPEKSALLGFAEERNRSSDERPKSRERPNKRCERCGSTAHLSKDCKHDEPKCFNCNKFGHIAVDCSEPWKGPPRKRATDRNRSISPKRKQRREHSRSRSKSPFRRPGTPAKGTTNTDSVCMNVSLNEWDDETQKFIVDSGATDHMTNSKFILTQLHEKTERVIGCANKDKRSNITATNQGQVKFELSNGNVIKLDNVVYAENLRKNLLSLKRFTDQGLCVYLDNKTINVYEPNTREKILEGKFENPFWIIDLKPKLDNIQKTH; this is encoded by the exons ATGGCCGGAAAATCCTACAAATGGGCAAACCCGCAAACTGCAC CACGTAGCACAAGTACTGACTGGGATGACATACGCGCCAAGATTCTGGAGTACTACGACCTGAAGGACAAAGAACCAAATGAGAGTTTCTATCTTCAACTCTACGGCGGAGGCGTTTGGTTAATGAATTCTAGGGACGAAACACTCCAACTAG ACATGAACATCCTCAGTTTGGAAGAAGCAGCCAGACTCCTGGAAGTGTTGAAAGCTACAGAGGATCGAGTGGTAGGGTTGAGAGGACCCGTAAGCCACTACAGCGACGCAGGGAGAGCAGGAGCCACTACGTCCACGCCCAGGGATGACGACCAGACATACAACATGAATGAGATCACCAAGCTGTTGCGTGAGAGCACCATGACTCAAGTCAAGCTCAGCGAAAGGCTGGTAGAAGGAATGAAGTCCCTCGTGGAGGAAAATGCTAAGATGAATCAAAACTTCGAAAGGTTCACAACCAAGATCAGCGGAGATGTACAGCAACTGATGAGGTCCATTGATAGTCTGAAGCTCAGAGGGCAGGATGGACAGGCAGTAAAAGATTGGCAGGAGAAGCCAACTCTTTCAGCCAACAACAAGCCAAGCATCGTCAGCTGTACACGCCCGGCAGAACCGACCAAGCTGCATCCACGAGGACGCGGACGTGGCTTTCGACCAGCAAACCGCAATCCGCTCACGCTTTTGGCTCCTGGACCAAGGGAGTTCGGACCTGCTGAACCCAGGTGCTCGTCCACACTAGTGGCCGACTCGTACGAATGGAACGAGAAAAATGAAGTAAGGAGAGAACAGTCGCCATATAAAGATTGGCGCGTTGAATCCGCCGAACGTCTTGGAATCGCGCTCGACGATTTGAAT attgacaACTCGAAGCAGAGAACCCCCGAAAAATCAGCCCTGCTCGGATTCGCAGAGGAAAGAAACCGTTCCTCTGATGAAAGACCCAAAAGTAGGGAAAGGCCCAACAAACGGTGCGAGCGATGTGGTAGCACGGCGCACTTGTCCAAGGACTGCAAGCACGACGAGCCTAAGTGCTTTAACTGCAATAAGTTCGGGCACATCGCCGTAGACTGCAGTGAACCATGGAAAGGGCCACCACGAAAGAGAGCGACTGATCGCAACAGAAGTATCTCTCCAAAGAGAAAGCAGAGGAGAGAGCATAGCAGATCTCGATCAAAGTCACCTTTCAGACGACCTGGCACTCCTGCAAAAGGTACGACCAATACTGATTCAGTATGCATGAATGTGAGTCTGAATGAATGGGACGACGAGACGCAAAAATTTATCGTAGATTCAGGCGCGACAGATCATATGACAAATTCTAAATTCATATTGACTCAGCTGCACGAAAAGACTGAGCGCGTAATAGGCTGTGCCAATAAAGACAAACGATCTAACATAACCGCAACCAATCAAGGCCAAGTTAAATTCGAACTATCTAACGGTAACGTAATAAAACTAGATAATGTTGTATACGcagaaaatttgagaaaaaaccTGCTGTCACTCAAACGCTTTACAGATCAGGGCCTGTGCGTGTATTTAGATAACAAAACGATAAACGTTTACGAACCAAATACGAGAGAAAAGATTCTAGAAGGAAAGTTTGAGAATCCATTCTGGATAATCGATTTAAAGCCAAAATTAGATAACATACAAAAGACGCATTAG